In Arvicola amphibius chromosome 13, mArvAmp1.2, whole genome shotgun sequence, a genomic segment contains:
- the Nefl gene encoding neurofilament light polypeptide, with amino-acid sequence MSSFGYDPYFSTSYKRRYVEPPRVHISSVRSGYSTARSAYSSYSAPVSSSLSVRRSYSSSSGSLMPSLENLDLSQVAAISNDLKSIRTQEKAQLQDLNDRFASFIERVHELEQQNKVLEAELLVLRQKHSEPSRFRALYEQEIRDLRLAAEDATNEKQALQGEREGLEETLRNLQARYEEEVLSREDAEGRLMEARKGADEAALARAELEKRIDSLMDEIAFLKKVHEEEIAELQAQIQYAQISVEMDVSSKPDLSAALKDIRAQYEKLAAKNMQNAEEWFKSRFTVLTESAAKNTDAVRAAKDEVSESRRLLKAKTLEIEACRGMNEALEKQLQELEDKQNADISAMQDTINKLENELRSTKSEMARYLKEYQDLLNVKMALDIEIAAYRKLLEGEETRLSFTSVGSLTSGYSQSSQIFGRSAYSGLQSSSYLMSARSFPAYYTSHVQEEQTEVEETIEATKAEEAKDEPPSEGEAEEEEKEKEEGEEEEGAEEEEAAKDESEDTKEEEEGGEGEEEDTKESEEEEKKEGGAGEEQAAKKKD; translated from the exons ATGAGTTCGTTCGGCTACGACCCGTACTTTTCAACCTCCTACAAGAGGCGCTACGTGGAGCCGCCCCGGGTGCACATCTCCAGCGTGCGCAGCGGCTACAGCACGGCGCGCTCCGCGTACTCCAGCTACTCCGCGCcggtctcttcctctctgtccgtGCGCCGCAGCTACTCGTCCAGCTCGGGCTCTTTGATGCCCAGCTTGGAGAACCTCGACCTGAGTCAGGTAGCCGCCATCAGCAACGACCTCAAGTCGATCCGCACGCAGGAGAAGGCCCAGCTCCAGGACCTCAACGATCGTTTCGCCAGCTTCATTGAGCGCGTGCACGAGCTGGAGCAGCAGAACAAGGTCCTGGAAGCCGAGCTGTTGGTGCTGCGCCAGAAACACTCGGAGCCGTCCCGCTTCCGCGCCCTGTACGAGCAGGAGATCCGTGATCTGCGGCTGGCGGCGGAAGACGCCACCAACGAGAAGCAGGCGCTGCAGGGTGAGCGCGAGGGGCTGGAGGAAACTCTGCGCAACCTGCAGGCGCGCTACGAAGAGGAGGTGCTGAGCCGCGAGGACGCCGAGGGCCGGCTGATGGAGGCCCGCAAAGGCGCCGATGAGGCCGCGCTCGCCCGCGCCGAGCTGGAGAAGCGCATCGACAGCCTGATGGACGAGATCGCCTTCCTGAAGAAGGTGCACGAGGAGGAGATCGCCGAGCTGCAGGCTCAGATCCAGTATGCTCAGATCTCCGTGGAGATGGATGTGTCCTCCAAGCCCGACCTCTCCGCCGCCCTCAAGGACATCCGCGCTCAGTATGAGAAGCTGGCCGCCAAGAACATGCAAAATGCCGAAGAGTGGTTCAAGAGCCGCTTCACAGTGCTGACCGAGAGTGCCGCCAAGAACACCGATGCTGTGCGCGCTGCCAAGGACGAGGTGTCCGAAAGCCGCCGCCTGCTCAAGGCTAAGACCCTGGAGATCGAAGCGTGCCGGGGTATGAACGAagctctggagaagcagctgcaggAGTTGGAGGACAAGCAGAACGCAGACATCAGTGCCATGCAG GACACAATCAACAAGTTAGAGAATGAGCTGAGAAGCACGAAGAGCGAGATGGCGAGGTACCTGAAGGAGTACCAGGACCTCCTCAACGTGAAGATGGCCTTGGACATTGAGATTGCGGCTTACAG GAAACTCTTGGAAGGCGAAGAGACCAGGCTCAGTTTCACCAGCGTGGGCAGCCTAACCAGTGGCTACTCTCAGAGCTCGCAGATCTTTGGCCGCTCCGCCTACAGTGGCTTACAGAGCAGCTCCTATTTGATGTCGGCTCGCTCGTTCCCAGCCTACTACACCAGCCACGTCCAGGAAGAGCAGACAGAGGTGGAGGAGACCATTGAGGCTACCAAAGCTGAGGAGGCCAAGGATGAGCCCCCTTCTGAGGGAGAAgcggaagaggaggagaaggagaaggaggaaggagaggaagaggaaggtgctgaggaggaggaag CTGCCAAGGATGAGTCTGAAGACacgaaagaagaagaagaaggtggcgAGGGTGAAGAGGAAGACACCAAAGAatctgaagaagaggagaagaaggaaggaggtgcTGGGGAGGAGCAAGCAGCTAAGAAGAAAGATTGA